In Magnolia sinica isolate HGM2019 chromosome 12, MsV1, whole genome shotgun sequence, a single genomic region encodes these proteins:
- the LOC131221818 gene encoding uncharacterized protein LOC131221818 encodes MTGRGGNESAVAEGELKNFPHDIESAGEKLFDCITNPKVSFIRGFEGVGRWSIAEYLIRKSKHVFDLQIPVKLLGEDFSLQKAQKEIASKLGMTTSTDGDSVDEDGIDTETATEICTYLMGQKFLLVIGDVLKDIDFKLIGDPHLRKVLQNGSEIVFVGPNDLKSNVAIKLEDLSMDMLRAEASDIANSPLIKGIFTPDTVLDCFFYLLLFPDFSIGVVWLRWRWRAEGFIITEEGEEEDLMMFDKVDALLRELHVRSKVVYDYPNVKMPKSLAEKAKSLVTSRQRRASTHGRFWIEDGSLPMEDDEVEDIQRMVVLKIPKLSPLPQKCSKLSTLFLSGGDLMIEIPETFFEQIQGLRVLHLDGIVNESIPKSASCLHNLRFLRLSSCPHLQTLLSSFQIFDKLESLELSDGFYSIPSIPDEIFQHMKNLRYLHLDEMQITSLPSSISMLHNLRQLCLTDFKYLERIPDEFFEDLRQLRTLDLRGNSTMESLPSSISGLVNLKELILFECSSLKMNLLPHLRKLSKLEVLVIPSCQSDYYQDYRTERMSDQEVRADGDFL; translated from the exons ATGACTGGCCGAGGAGGGAATGAATCTGCAGTAGCCGAGGGTGAACTGAAGAACTTTCCACATGACATCGAAAGTGCTGGTGAAAAACTCTTTGATTGCATTACAAATCCCAAAGTCTCTTTTATTCGGGGGTTTGAGGGAGTGGGGAGATGGAGCATTGCCGAATATCTAATTCGAAAGTCAAAACATGTCTTCGATCTACAAATACCGGTAAAGCTACTAGGAGAGGATTTTAGTCTTCAAAAGGCGCAGAAGGAAATTGCGAGCAAATTGGGGATGACGACGTCAACGGATGGTGACAGTGTTGACGAAGATGGAATAGATACCGAAACTGCGACTGAAATCTGTACTTATTTGATGGGGCAGAAGTTCTTGCTTGTGATAGGAGATGTGCTGAAAGATATCGATTTCAAACTTATTGGAGATCCACATCTCAGAAAGGTATTGCAAAATGGTTCCGAGATTGTATTCGTCGGACCCAATGACTTGAAATCCAATGTGGCCATTAAGTTAGAGGACTTGTCGATGGACATGTTACGAGCAGAGGCATCAGATATTGCTAATTCTCCTCTGATCAAGGGCATTTTCACTCCTGACACTGTCCTGGATTGCTTCTTTTACCTCTTGCTTTTCCCGGATTTCTCGATTGGTGTTGTATGGCTGAGATGGCGTTGGAGAGCTGAAGGATTTATTATCACGGAAGAGGGTGAAGAAGAGGATTTGATGATGTTCGACAAGGTGGACGCTCTGTTGAGGGAGCTTCATGTTCGTTCCAAGGTCGTGTACGATTATCCAAATGTGAAAATGCCAAAATCGTTAGCTGAGAAAGCTAAATCTCTGGTGACATCGAGACAGAGAAGAGCTTCAACTCATGGTAGATTCTGGATTGAAGATGGTTCCCTAccaatggaggatgatgaggtggAAGACATTCAGAGGATGGTGGTATTGAAAATTCCAAAACTTTCACCTCTTCCTCAAAAATGCTCCAAACTCTCCACTTTATTTCTTTCTGGaggagatcttatgatcgagatACCAGAAACCTTCTTTGAGCAAATTCAAGGCCTCCGTGTCCTCCATCTTGATGGCATAGTAAACGAATCTATTCCCAAATCTGCTTCCTGCTTGCACAAtctcagatttttgaggctgTCAAGCTGCCCTCATTTACAAACACTCCTCTCTTCATTTCAGATTTTTGATAAACTCGAGTCCCTAGAACTTTCAGATGGATTTTATTCTATCCCATCAATACCAGATGAAATCTTTCAGCACATGAAAAACCTCCGTTATCTCCATCTTGATGAAATGCAAATCACTTCACTGCCTTCCTCGATTTCCATGCTTCACAACTTGCGGCAGCTCTGTTTAACTGACTTCAAATATTTAGAAAGAATCCCAGATGAGTTCTTTGAGGATTTGAGGCAGCTTCGTACCCTCGACCTACGTGGGAATTCTACGATGGAATCTCTACCATCTTCAATCTCCGGATTGGTCAATCTTAAGGAACTCATATTGTTTGAGTGCTCTTCCTTAAAGATGAATTTGCTGCCTCATTTACGAAAGCTCTCAAAACTTGAGGTGCTTGTCATTCCAAGCTGTCAGTCCGACTATTACCAAGATTATC GAACTGAAAGAATGTCGGATCAAGAGGTGCGAGCAGATGGAGATTTTCTTTGA